Genomic segment of Bacteroides stercoris ATCC 43183:
CTTATGCTACCGCTGCAGCTTTGTGGCAGGCTAAGAAACTGTCTCAGGCAAGAACTTATGCCCAGAAAGCAATCAGCTTTAATGAAAACTATGGCGAACCCTATATTCTGCTGGCTCAAATGTACGGTTCAAATCCCAACTGGAGTGATGAGCCTGCATTGAACAGATGTACTTACTACGTAGTTATTGATAAACTTCAACGTGCTAAAGCCGTAGATCCGAGTGTTACAGATAAGGTTAATGAACTGATTGCAACCTATGCACGTCATACTCCGCAGGCAAAAGACCTCTTTATGTTGGGTTACAAAGCCGGTGACCGTATTACGATTGGTGGCTGGATCGGTGAGTCTACAACCATTAGATAAGAATATGTCGCTACAACCTAACGTTGTCGGACATAAAAATATGAGCATAACCATTGCCCTGAGGGTGATGGTTATGCTTCTTTTATTTTCTTCCTGTTCCGGACGTAAAAAAGAGATGGGAGCTGCCATTACCGAACGTGATTCGTTGCCGGTTATGGATACTAAAGGGGTAACAACGCTGATTTCCGATTCGGGTATTACCCGTTATCGGGTCAATACGGCGGAGTGGTTGATTTACGACCGTAAGAAACCACCTTATTGGGCGTTTGAAAAAGGTATATATCTGGAAAAATTCGATTCTTTGTTCCATACTGAAGCCAGTATCAAGGCCGATACAGCTTATTACTATAATAAGAAAGAATTGTGGAAGCTGATAGGAAATGTACACATACAGAACCTGAAAGGAGAAAAATTCGATACGGAGTTGCTGTATTGGGATCAGAATAAAAAGCGTGTCTATTCCGATCAGCGGGTGCGTATAGAACAACCCGACCAGATAATTTATGCCATTGGTTTTGAATCAAATGAGCAATTGACAAAATACCGTTTCTTCAAGACGGAAGGTATCTTTTATGTGGATGAGGACAGTGTCACCCCTTCTGATACGTTGAAAACAGACAGCATCAAATAATATGATGAGCACTATAATTTACTTATTGATAACCATGGCTTTCTCCGCTTTTTTTTCGGGGATGGAGATTGCTTTTGTTTCCGTGGACAAACTCCGTTTTGAGATGGAGCGGAAACCGGGTATTACGTCAAGCATCCTTTCTTGTTTCTTCCGCAATCCGAATAATTTTATTTCCACCATGCTGGTGGGAAATAATATCGCGCTGGTTATTTATGGTATCCTTATGGCACAGATTATCGAGGTGAATCTGCTGGCGGGTATGATTGATAATCATTTTGTAATGGTGCTGGTGCAGACTATCATATCCACTCTTGTTATTCTTGTAACGGGCGAGTTTCTTCCGAAGACGCTGTTCAAGATTAACCCGAATCTGGTATTGAGGGTATTTGCTACACCTTTGTTTGTCTGCTATGTTATTCTGTTTCCCATATCAAAGTTTGCTTCCGGGCTGTCTTATCTCTTTTTGCGCTTATTTGGCATGAGGATAAATAAGGAAGCGTCCGATAAGGCATTCGGCAAAGTCGATTTGGATTATTTCGTGCAGTCGGGTATAGAGAATGCTGCTAATGAGGAAGAGTTGGATGCGGAAGTGAAAATCTTTCAGAATGCGCTTGATTTCTCTAATATAAAAATACGCGATTGTATTGTTCCCCGTACGGAAGTGGTGGCAGTGGATGTGACGGCCTCGCTCGAAGACTTGAAGAACGTGTTTGTGGAGTCGGGTATCTCCAAAATTATTGTGTACGATGGGAATATAGATAACGTAATCGGCTATATTCATTCGTCTGAAATGTTCAGAAATCCGGCGGACTGGAGAAATAATGTCAAGGAAGTACCCATTGTGCCCGAAACGATGGCGGCACATAAATTGATGAAACTTTTTATGCAACAGAAAAAAACAATTGCTGTTGTGGTAGATGAATTTGGAGGTACATCCGGTATTGTTTCACTGGAAGATTTGGTTGAAGAAATATTCGGGGATATTGAGGACGAGCACGACAACACTTCCTACATCTGTAAACAAATTGGCGAACATGAATATGTACTGTCCGCACGTCTTGAAATAGAGAAGGTAAATGAAACGTTCAATCTTGAACTGCCCGAATCGGATGAATATCTTACGATAGGCGGACTGATTCTGAACCGTTATCAAAGTTTCCCGAAACTGCATGAAGTGATAGCCGTTGACAAATATCAGTTTAAGATAATTAAGGTGACAGCCACTAAAATAGAATTGGTACGGTTGAAAGTCACGGAATAATTTCGTTTCAGCGTAAATTTTTAAAGAATAAATAGATGCGTATTAGCATTTTTTGTATCTTCGTGCGCTAAAAAGAACATTGAATAGAAAATAATAATAAACAAATAATTCATATTAACTAAAATGGCAACATTACAAAACATTCGGTCTAAAGGGCCCTTATTGGTGATTGTTATTGGTCTGGCGCTGTTTGCCTTCATCGCGGGAGACGCGTGGAAAGTACTTCAGCCGCACCAGTCACAAGATGTAGGAGAAGTGAACGGGGAAACAATTTCCGCTCAGGATTTTCAGGCATTGGTAGAGGAATATACGGAAGTAGTGAAATTCTCCAGCGGCTTGAACGCGTTGAGCGATGAACAAACTAATCAGATTAAGGATGAAGTCTGGAGAGCATACGTAAACAATAAACTGATTGAGAACGAAGCTGAAAAGTTGGGTTTGACTGTTTCTAAAGCGGAACTCCAGGCTATTATTGATGCCGGTGTACATCCGATGTTGCAGCAGACTCCGTTCCGTAACCCGCAGACCGGTGCTTTCGACAAAGATATGTTGAAGAAATTCTTGGTGGATTACTCTAAGATGAACAAGGCTCAGATGCCGGCTCAATATGCGGAGTATTACAATTCCATGTATAACTTTTGGAGTTTTGTGGAGAAGTCACTTATACAGGCTCGTTTGCAGGAGAAATATCAGGCTTTGATTACGAAGTCTCTGTTCTCTAATCCTGTTGAAGCGGAAGATGCTTTCAATGCACGTGTAGACCAGTCTGACTTATTGTTGGCAGCCGTTCCTTATTCCTCTATTGTAGATTCTACAATTGTTATTAAGGAATCCGAACTGAAAGATGCTTATAACAAGAAAAAAGAGCAATTCAGACAATATGTGGAAACCCGTAACATCAAGTATATTGATGTGCAGGTTACTGCAAGTCCGGAAGACAAAGCCGATATTCAGAAAGAAGTGGAGGAATATACTGTGCAGTTGGCTGAGAATCCTTCCGATTATTCAAACTTCATTCGCTCAACCGGTTCTACTCAGCAATATGTTGACTTATTCTATACAGACAAGGCGCTGCCTGCTGACGTTGTTGCCCGTTTGGATTCTGTAAAGGTAGGTGGTGTATATGGTCCTTACTATAATGCATCGGACAATACAATCAATTCTTTCAAGAAACTGGCTTCTGCTGCTATGCCTGACTCCATTCAATATCGTCAGATTCAAGTGGTTGCAGAAGATGCTGCCAAGACCAAGACTTTGGCTGACAGTATCTACACAGCCATTAAAGGCGGTGCAGACTTTGCTGAAATAGCCAAGAAGTACGGTCAGACAGGTGAGGCAACATGGATTTCTTCTGCCAACTATGAAGGTGCTCAAGTGGACGGTGATAATTTGAAGTATATCGCAGCCATCACTACTTTGGGTCAGAATGAGTTGGCTAACCTCGCTTTGGGACAGGCAAACGTTATCTTGCAAGTGATGAATAAAAAAGCTGTGAAAGATAAATATAAAGTAGCCGTTATCAAGCGTCCGGTTGAATTCAGCAAGGAAACTTATAGCAAGGCATACAATGACTTCAGTCAGTTCATTGCAGCCAACAATACTTTGGACAAATTGGTTGCCAATGCAGAAGATGCAGGGTACAGACTGCTGGATAGAACTGACTTGTACAGTTCGGAGCACGCTATCGGAGGTGTGAAAGGTACGAAAGAAGCTTTGAGATGGGCATTTGCAGCAAAAGCAGGTGAGGTTTCAGGTCTGTATGAATGTGGCGAAAGTGACCATATGATGGTGGTGGCTGTTACGAATATCATTCCTGAAGGTTACCGTCCGTTGTCTATGGTACAAGAACAGTTGAGAAGCGAAATTCTTCGTGATAAGAAAGCAGAGAAAATCATGGCTGATATGAAAGCTGCCGGTGCAACGACTTTTGACCAATATAAGAATATGGCAAATGCAGTGAGTGACTCCGTAAAGCATGTTACTTTCGCTGCTCCGGCCTATGTCCCGGCATTGCGTAGTAGCGAACCTTTGGTAGGGGCATATGCTTCAATTGCTGAATTAAACAAGTTGAGCGCACCTATCAAGGGTAATGGTGGTGTATTTGTTCTTCAACCTTATGCTAAGGAAAAACTGAATGAAACTTATAACCAGGAAACGGAAGAAGCTACATTGGAAGGTATGCATGCACGTATAGCAAATCAGTTCATGAATGATTTATACTTGAATGCCAATGTGAAAGATAGCCGTTATCTGTATTTCTAATAATATAAAAGTAGAATAATTTTATATACTTGGGGAAGCCGTTCGATAAATGTCGAACGGCTTTTTTCATTTGTGCAACTTTATTCCTACCTTTGCAAAGGATAATTTATCAGTAAATAAACTATCTTTTATCGTAAATATACAGTTAGAATGAAACAACCTCTTTTAGGCCTTACATTAACCGAGCTTCAGACGGTCGTAAAGAATCTGGGGCTGCCAGGATTTGCGGCCAAGCAGATTGCTGCGTGGCTATATGACAAGAAAGTAGCTTCCATAGACGAAATGACAAACTTGTCGTTAAGACATCGGGCTCTGTTGAAAGAGATATACGAAGTAGGATGTGAAGTACCAGTGGATGCCATGCGGTCGGTAGACGGTACCGTGAAGTATCTTTACCGTGCCGGAGAGGGACATTATGTTGAAGCCGTTTACATTCCGGATGAAGATAGGGCTACGTTGTGTGTATCTTCCCAGGTGGGATGTAAGATGAACTGTAAGTTCTGTATGACAGGTAAGCAGGGTTTCACCGCCAATCTGACCGCTAATCAGATTATTAATCAGATAAATTCTTTGCCCGAACGGGATAAACTGACCAATGTGGTGATGATGGGTATGGGAGAACCGTTGGATAACCTTGATGAAGTTTTGAAGGCGCTGGAAGTAATGACATCATCCTATGGATACGGTTGGAGTCCGAAGCGGATTACACTCTCTTCTGTCGGGCTTCGTAAGGGGTTGCAGCGTTTCATTGAAGAATCAGACTGTCATTTGGCAGTCAGCCTGCACTCGCCCGTGCCTTTGCAACGACGTGAACTGATGCCTGCCGAAAAGGCTTTTTCCATTACTGAGATTGTAGATTTGTTAAGAAACTATGATTTTAGTAAACAGCGCAGACTATCTTTCGAGTATATTGTTTTTAAAGGAGTGAATGATTCTTTGTTGTATGCCAAGGAGTTGTTGAAATTATTGCGGGGGCTGGACTGCCGTATCAATTTGATTCGTTTTCATGCTATTCCGGGAGTTAATCTGGAAGGTGCTGATATGGAGACAATGACAGCATTCCGTGATTATCTGACATCGCATGGACTGTTTACTACGATTCGTGCTTCGCGCGGTGAGGATATATTTGCCGCATGCGGTATGCTTTCGACTGCTAAACAGGAAGAGAATAAAGAAGAATTAATATAAATTATTAACTTTGACGCCAAGCTTATACGCCTTTTTCGTAGTTTTGTAATAACTAAAACATATAAATGTATGAAGAAACACCTGTTTTATTTGAGTATGGCCCTGATAACTGCATTGTTTTCAGCATGTGGTAATGGCAAGAAGGGTGTGTTTACTCCGACATCCAGTGGTCGGGCGTATGAAATTTTGGTAGTGATTGACCAAGGGTTGTGGGAGCGTCCTGCCGGTCGTGCTCTCTATGATGTACTTGATTCTGACGTACCTGGGCTTCCCCAGTCGGAACGTTCATTCCGTATTATGTATACTTCTCCGGCAAACTATGACTCTACATTGAAGTTGATCCGCAATATTATCATTGTTGAGGTGAACAAAGATCTGTATACACAGCCTAAGTTCAAATATGCGAAGAATGTATATGCTGCACCTCAATCTATCCTGACTATTCAGGCACCGGATGAAGCCTCTTTTGAGAAGTTTGTCGAGGAGAACAGGCAAGTAATTGTGGATTTCTTTACCCGTGCTGAAATGAACCGCCAGATTGCAGTGCTGGAAAACAAACACAGTGACTATGTTTCTACGAAAGTAAAGAGTATGTTCGATTGTGACGTATGGGTTCCGGGTGAACTGACGGCGACTAAGCAGGGAGAAAACTTCTTTTGGGCAGGTACGAATGCTGCTACAGGTGATCAAAATTTTGTTATCTATTCCTATCCTTATACCGACAAGGATACATTTACGAAAGAGTATTTCGTGCATAAGCGTGACTCTGTGATGAAGATTAATATTCCTGGTGCAAGGGAGGGTATGTATATGGAAACCGATTCATTGATGACAGACGTACGTCCTATCAATGTACAGGACGAATATGCATTGGAAGCTCGTGGCTTGTGGCGTGTGAAAGGCGATTTTATGGGTGGTCCGTATGTATCTCATGTCCGTTTGGATAAAGTTAATCAGCGCATTATCGTATCCGAGATATTTGTGTATTCACCCGATAAGATGAAACGTAATCTGGTACGTCAGATGGAAGCGTCATTGTATACGCTTAAATTGCCCGGAAGCAAACAGGAAGGAAATGAGATGCCTTTGGCAGTAACAAAAAAAGATTCTACTAAAACAGAAAAATAAGGATGGAAGATAATAAAATAAGAGTCGGTATAACTCAGGGAGACATAAACGGAGTTGGGTATGAAGTGATTTTGAAAACATTTTCGGATCCGATGATGTTGGAGTTATGTACCCCGATTATTTACGGTTCACCCAAAGTAGCTGCTTATCACCGCAAGTCATTGGACTTGCCGACTAATTTCAGTATTGTGAACTCGGCATCGGAAGCTGTCCCTAATCGTCTGAGTGTCGTGAACTGTACGGACGATGAAGTAAAAGTTGAGTTTTCCAAACCTGATCCGGAGGCTGGTAAAGCTGCTCTTGGCGCTTTGGAGAAGGCAATTGAAGAATACAAAGCGGGGCTGATTGATGTTATTGTTACGGCTCCTATCAATAAGCACACTATTCAGTCGGAAGAATTCTCTTTTCCCGGACATACGGAGTATCTCGAAGAGAAGTTGGGTGATGGCGGAAAAGCTTTGATGATTCTGATGAAAGATGATTTACGGGTGGCATTAGTGACAGGACACATTCCTGTACGGGAGATAGCATCGGCTATAACGAAAGAGTTGATACAGGAGAAACTGCTCGTTTTTAACCGTGCGTTGAAGCAGGACTTTGGTATCGGAGCACCGCGTATTGCTGTACTTTCCCTGAATCCACATGCCGGTGATGAAGGCTTATTGGGTACGGAAGAGCAGGAAGTAATCATCCCTGCCATTAAAGAACTGGCGGGGAAAGGCATATTGTGTTATGGTCCTTATCCGGCTGATGGCTTTATGGGTTCCGGTAACTTTACTCATTTTGACGGTATACTGGCAATGTATCACGATCAGGGACTTGCTCCTTTTAAATCTTTGGCTATGGATGAAGGTGTAAACTATACGGCCGGTCTTCCGGTAGTGCGTACTTCACCGGCGCATGGCACGGCTTATGATATTGCAGGAAAAGGGATCGCTTCCGAAGATTCTTTCCGGCAGGCTGTCTATGTGGCAATCGATGTGTTCCGTAACCGTATGCGCGAGCAGGAAGCACATGCCAATCCCCTGAGGAAACAATATTACGAAAGACGTGATGACAGCGATAAGCTGAAACTTGATAGTACAGAAGAGGATTTGTAGTATGACGAAAGCAGAAATACAACAAGTAAAACTGCGTTTTGGTATTATTGGCAATAACGAGGCATTGATGCGTGCTATTGATATCGCCATTCAGGTAGCTCCTACTGATTTGTCGGTGCTGATTACCGGAGAGAGTGGTGTGGGTAAGGAGAGTTTTCCGCAGATTATCCATCAATACAGCCGCAGAAAGCACGGACAATATATCGCTGTAAACTGCGGGGCTATCCCCGAAGGAACGATTGATTCGGAACTGTTCGGCCATGAAAAAGGCGCTTTTACCGGTGCTATCGGTGAACGTAAAGGGTATTTTGGCGAGGCTGACGGCGGTACCATTTTTCTTGATGAGGTGGGGGAGCTTCCTATGCCTACACAAGCTCGTTTGCTTCGGGTGCTCGAAACAGGTGAGTTTATTAAAGTTGGTTCGTCTAAAGTTGAAAAAACGAATGTACGTATTGTTGCTGCTACCAATGTGAATCTTACACAAGCAATTGCTGACGGGCGTTTCCGCGAAGATTTATACTACCGTCTTAATACGGTGCCTATTCCGGTTCCGGCTTTACGCGAACGTGGAGAGGATGTTGTGTTACTGTTCCGCAAGTTTGCATCAGACTTTGCCGAAAAGTATCGTATGCCTGCCATTCAGCTGACTGATGATGCCAAACAAGTGCTGCTGACATATCCATGGCCCGGTAATGTACGTCAGTTGAAGAATATAACGGAACAGATTTCCATTATTGAAACCAATCGTGAAATCAACGCTTCTATTTTGAAGAATTACCTGCCCGAACAGAGCAATGTGCAGCGCCTGCCTGCCTTGTTTGGTGTAAAGAATGAAAGTAAAAGTTTTGAAAGCGAGCGCGAAATACTGTATCAGGTGCTTTTTGACATGCGCCAGGATGTCACCGAGTTGAAAAAACTGGTACACGAAATTATGACCGAACGGGCAACTATGGGAAATCAGGGTGCGACACCTACTGCTTATTATGCATCTGCTCCAGCGGTAGTAGCTTCAGTACCTGCTGCCGGAGTGCCTACTATAATACACCCTTCCGTGAAATCAGCTCAGGAAGTAGATGAGGATATTCAAGACACGGAAGAGTATGTTGAAGAATCTCTCTCATTGGATGAAGTGGAAAAAGAAATGATACGCAAGGCACTTGAAAAGCATCACGGAAAGCGTAAAAGTGCGGCTCAAGATTTGAATATATCGGAGCGTACGCTATACAGAAAGATAAAAGAATATGGATTGGATTAAGAAAATAACGTTGATATCGGCGTTAGCAGGTTTGGTGTGCGTGGTAGTTTCCTGCCGCATCTCTATGGGACTTGCTCCGATAAGTTCTATTGATTACAGCAAAGTGAAGACTATTACGATTGCCGAATTTCCTAATCGTGCCGAGTACGTGTATGCTCCCATGACTACGGAGTTTAACCAGAAACTTAAGGATATGTTTATCCAGCAAACACGTTTGCAATTGGTGAATGCCAACGGCGATCTGGAAATAGACGGTGAGATAACGGGTTATAACCAATACAATGAAGCTGTAGCAGCTGATGGCTATTCTTCTAAAGTGAAGCTGACTATGACCGTAAACGTGCGTTATGTAAACAATACCAATCATGAGGAAGATTTTGAACAACAGTTTTCCGCTTTCCAGACTTATGATTCCTCCTTGCTGCTGACTGATGTGCAGGATGACTTGATAAGTAAAATGATAAAGGATATCACAGAACAAATATTTAATTCAACCGTAGCTAACTGGTAATCAAGGAATGACTTCTGCCTATTTGCAACAATGGATACAGCATCCTGAAATGTTGAATAAGGATACTTTGTACGAGCTTCGTACTCTGCTGGTCCGTTATCCCTATTTTCAGTCGCTTCGGCTGCTGTATCTTAAGAATCTATATTTGCTGCATGATGTCACATTCGGAGCAGAGCTGCGTAAGGCTGTTCTGTATGTGGCAGACAGACGTGTATTGTTTTATTTGATAGAAGGTGACCGCTATAGGTTGAAATCACAAAAGTCACCTTTACTTTCTTCCAAAGTGCCGGAAGAAGAACCTAATGTAGACCGTACACTCTCTTTGATAGATGCTTTTCTGGCAACAGTTCCCGAAGAGCATTCGCAGGTTACAGAATTGGATTATGCAATGGATTACACAACTTATCTGTTGCAGGATGACGGACAGAATGATTCTGAACCGACCGGTGGGAAAGAAGTTCCTAAACTGCGCGGACACGAACTGATAGATGGATTTATACGTAAGAGCGAGTCGTCGGAATCATCTGTATTTGAAAGATCGGTATGTCCTGAGAAAGTTCTCGTATCTCCGGAAGAAAAGGAGGCATCTCTTGAAGATGAGGAAGTGATTTCCGAGCAAAAAGAGGCTTTCTCCGCTTCCCTTTCAAAGAATGAATATTCTACTTCCGAAGACGATGAAAATGATGATGGACAGATACGTCAGGAAGATGTGGATGATAGCTGTTTTACAGAAACTTTGGCTAAAATCTATATTAAACAGCACAGATATGATAAAGCACTTGAAATTATTAAAAAATTAAGTTTGAATTATCCAAAAAAAAATGCTTACTTTGCAGACCAAATCAGATTTTTGGAGAAATTGATTATTAACGCTAAATCAAAATAACAAAATGTATTTATTATTAGTTATCTTAATGGTGATCGCATCCATATTGATGTGTTTCATTGTGTTGATTCAGAATTCCAAAGGCGGTGGTCTGGCTTCGGGTTTCTCATCATCCAATCAAATCATGGGTGTACGCAAGACTACTGACTTTCTGGAAAAGGCAACATGGAGTCTCGCTGTGTTTTTGGTGGTGATGAGTGTTGCTTCCGCTTACGTTATCCCTTCTGCTTCTCACAAAGGCGGTGATGTGATTTTGGAACAGGCACAGCAAGAAGAGAAGACGAACCCGTACAATATGCCCGTAGGTACAGCTGCTCCGAAAGCTGAGCAACCGGCTGAAACAGCTCCTGCAACAACAGCTCCTGCTGCTACGGATGCTGCAGAACCGGCTGGAAATTAATTTTGAGAAAGAACTGTAATTTCTTGACAGGTGGAGTTGTACAATTTATGTTGTACAATTCTGCCTGTTTTTATTTATAGTCTTTTATATTTGGTTATTTTTGTAGCCAGATAAGATTCATTTGAAATTATAAACCATATTATAATATTATAATGACAACTACTGACAAAATTCACCAGACGCTACGCGATTCGGCAGGTATGCGTTGGTTGGTATTACTGCTTTTAGCGTTTGCTATGTTCTGTTCATATATTTTTATGGACATACTTTCACCTATCAAAGACCTGATGCAATCTACCCGTGGTTGGGATTCGACAGCATTCGGTACGATGCAGGGTTCTGAGACATTTCTCAATGTATTTGTGTTTTTTCTCATTTTTGCAGGTATTATCCTCGATAAAATGGGAGTACGCTTCACGGCAATCCTTTCCGGTGCTGTGATGCTTGTCGGAGCTACCATTAATTGGTATGCGGTGACAGACGCTTTTCAGGGAAGTGGACTTCAAACTTGGTTTACCAACAACCTGAATTATATTCCCGGTTTCGATGAGTTGGGTATCTCTCCATTCTATAGAGGTATGCCGGCATCAGCTAAATTTGCAGCAATAGGTTTCATGATTTTCGGTTGCGGTGTCGAGATGGCGGGTATTACGGTGTCTCGCGGTATCGTTAAGTGGTTCAAAGGCCGTGAAATGGCGCTTGCTATGGGGTCTGAAATGGCGCTTGCCCGTTTGGGGGTTGCCACTTGCATGATTTTCTCTCCGGTATTTGCTAAATTAGGGGGTGTTATTGATGTTTCCCGTTCAGTGGCATTTGGTGTTGTGCTATTGCTTATCGCACTTATTATGTTTATTGTCTACTTCTTCATGGATAAGAAACTTGACGAGCAGACGGGTGAGGCTGAGGAGAAAGACGATCCGTTCAAGATCAGCGATCTCGGTACTATTTTGTCCAGTGGCGGATTCTGGTTGGTAGCGCTTCTTTGTGTACTTTATTATTCTGCTATATTCCCGTTCCAGAAATATGCCGTAAATATGCTGCAATGTAATTTGGTATTCAAGGAAGTACCCACCGACTCTTTCTGGGCTACTAATACGGTGACAATTCTTCAGTACTGCATTATGCTTGTCGTTGCGGGTGCTTCTTTTGCAAGTAATTTTATGAAGAAGGCAAGTATGAAGTATGGCTTGCTTACCCTTGCCGGAGTATTGCTCACTGTCTTCTGTTATATGGGTTATATGCGTCAGAGTGCCGAAACAGTATTTGCAGTCTTCCCTTTGCTCGCTGTAGGTATAACACCGATACTTGGAAACTATGTTGACCATAAAGGTAAGGCAGCTTCGATGCTGATGATAGGTTCCATGTTACTGGTTCTTTGCCATCTTACTTTCGCGTTTGTTCTTCCTGAGTTCAGAGATAATGCGGTAGGTGGTGTTGTGATAGCTTATCTTACTATATTGGTACTTGGTGCAAGTTTTTCACTGGTTCCTGCTTCTTTATGGCCCAGTGTTCCTAAATTGGTTGATGCCAAGATTATAGGCAGTGCTTACGCGCTTATTTTCTGGGTGCAGAATATTGGTCTTTGGCTCTTCCCGCTTCTTATCGGAAAGGTACTTGATAAAACCAATACGCAGCTTGTTGCTGATTTAAAGAACGGTGTGATTACTCCGGAAGAGGCTGCCGTGTCGTATGATTACACCGCACCGCTTGTAATGCTGGCTTGTCTTGGCGTTGCTGCTTTGGTATTGGGATTTATTCTTAAAGTTGTTGACAAGAAGAAAGGTCTTGGTTTGGAAGAACCTAATATCAAAGCTTGATAACGGTAATGTCAGATACAAAAGGAAAAGTAAACCTATTGGATACTGTTCCCGTTCAGTGCGGACATATTACAACCGAATGGGAAGGGGAGTACGCGATACTTTCCTTTCCTCGGTTTAA
This window contains:
- a CDS encoding sigma-54 interaction domain-containing protein; its protein translation is MTKAEIQQVKLRFGIIGNNEALMRAIDIAIQVAPTDLSVLITGESGVGKESFPQIIHQYSRRKHGQYIAVNCGAIPEGTIDSELFGHEKGAFTGAIGERKGYFGEADGGTIFLDEVGELPMPTQARLLRVLETGEFIKVGSSKVEKTNVRIVAATNVNLTQAIADGRFREDLYYRLNTVPIPVPALRERGEDVVLLFRKFASDFAEKYRMPAIQLTDDAKQVLLTYPWPGNVRQLKNITEQISIIETNREINASILKNYLPEQSNVQRLPALFGVKNESKSFESEREILYQVLFDMRQDVTELKKLVHEIMTERATMGNQGATPTAYYASAPAVVASVPAAGVPTIIHPSVKSAQEVDEDIQDTEEYVEESLSLDEVEKEMIRKALEKHHGKRKSAAQDLNISERTLYRKIKEYGLD
- a CDS encoding LptE family protein, translated to MDWIKKITLISALAGLVCVVVSCRISMGLAPISSIDYSKVKTITIAEFPNRAEYVYAPMTTEFNQKLKDMFIQQTRLQLVNANGDLEIDGEITGYNQYNEAVAADGYSSKVKLTMTVNVRYVNNTNHEEDFEQQFSAFQTYDSSLLLTDVQDDLISKMIKDITEQIFNSTVANW
- a CDS encoding tetratricopeptide repeat protein, whose translation is MTSAYLQQWIQHPEMLNKDTLYELRTLLVRYPYFQSLRLLYLKNLYLLHDVTFGAELRKAVLYVADRRVLFYLIEGDRYRLKSQKSPLLSSKVPEEEPNVDRTLSLIDAFLATVPEEHSQVTELDYAMDYTTYLLQDDGQNDSEPTGGKEVPKLRGHELIDGFIRKSESSESSVFERSVCPEKVLVSPEEKEASLEDEEVISEQKEAFSASLSKNEYSTSEDDENDDGQIRQEDVDDSCFTETLAKIYIKQHRYDKALEIIKKLSLNYPKKNAYFADQIRFLEKLIINAKSK
- the secG gene encoding preprotein translocase subunit SecG, which gives rise to MYLLLVILMVIASILMCFIVLIQNSKGGGLASGFSSSNQIMGVRKTTDFLEKATWSLAVFLVVMSVASAYVIPSASHKGGDVILEQAQQEEKTNPYNMPVGTAAPKAEQPAETAPATTAPAATDAAEPAGN
- a CDS encoding MFS transporter, with protein sequence MTTTDKIHQTLRDSAGMRWLVLLLLAFAMFCSYIFMDILSPIKDLMQSTRGWDSTAFGTMQGSETFLNVFVFFLIFAGIILDKMGVRFTAILSGAVMLVGATINWYAVTDAFQGSGLQTWFTNNLNYIPGFDELGISPFYRGMPASAKFAAIGFMIFGCGVEMAGITVSRGIVKWFKGREMALAMGSEMALARLGVATCMIFSPVFAKLGGVIDVSRSVAFGVVLLLIALIMFIVYFFMDKKLDEQTGEAEEKDDPFKISDLGTILSSGGFWLVALLCVLYYSAIFPFQKYAVNMLQCNLVFKEVPTDSFWATNTVTILQYCIMLVVAGASFASNFMKKASMKYGLLTLAGVLLTVFCYMGYMRQSAETVFAVFPLLAVGITPILGNYVDHKGKAASMLMIGSMLLVLCHLTFAFVLPEFRDNAVGGVVIAYLTILVLGASFSLVPASLWPSVPKLVDAKIIGSAYALIFWVQNIGLWLFPLLIGKVLDKTNTQLVADLKNGVITPEEAAVSYDYTAPLVMLACLGVAALVLGFILKVVDKKKGLGLEEPNIKA